From the Solanum pennellii chromosome 4, SPENNV200 genome, one window contains:
- the LOC107018366 gene encoding SPX and EXS domain-containing protein 5-like, with amino-acid sequence MFGSLVDAPVNSPHLRRSGSRAVVSDIGTVELGGSPVEALLHSIEVNEMKGVTAPLSTAAIMPSPVLLWRFKVLLFLIWGVSCCKISWDSVMRMSANLRDLFLYEAFLYYNPLLLMTMMVWFWGINLWVFAQANVNYSKIFDLDQNHLSHREIWKCATWMTMIVPTSMTAYLYLYSHGEVSLAASQPVLLYAAFAMALIFPFDIFYLSSRYFFLRTVWRIVFPFQAISFADFFLADIFTSMSKVFSDLERSVCRMVHRQVATIAWFEADSVCGSHAVAIPIVLVLPYLFRLFQCLRQYKDTKEKTTLLNALKYSTAVPVIFLSALKYHVFPDNWVNIYRPLWLLSGVVNSLYSFYWDLTRDWDLSCFTRIFKFSRPNALSYLLYGRKWVYFWVIGTNLILRCTWTYKLSSHLRHNYLTVFAITALEIFRRFQWAFFRVENEWNKMNSKQNIQLSTIDKPNDEQKLLDPNGYSV; translated from the exons ATGTTTGGGAGTCTTGTGGATGCTCCTGTTAACAGTCCACATCTACGAAGGTCTGGAAGTCGAGCGGTTGTTTCTGATATTG GTACGGTTGAGCTTGGAGGGAGTCCTGTAGAAGCCCTATTGCACAGCATAGAGGTCAATGAAATGAAGGGTGTAACTGCACCTTTGAGCACCGCAGCCATAATGCCATCTCCTGTTCTTTTATGGAGATTTAAG GTACTTCTGTTCCTCATTTGGGGTGTCAGTTGTTGCAAG ATCAGCTGGGATTCAGTCATGAGAATGAGCGCAAACCTTCGCGATCTATTCCTATATGAGGCTTTTCTCTATTACAATCCTCTTCTCCTTATG ACCATGATGGTTTGGTTTTGGGGCATAAACCTATGGGTTTTTGCACAGGCTAATGTCAACTACTCTAAAATTTTTGACCTTGATCAGAATCATCTCTCTCACAGAGAAATTTGGAAG TGTGCTACTTGGATGACGATGATTGTGCCGACAAGCATGACAGCTTATCTGTATCTCTACTCACATGGAGAAGTTTCGTTAGCTGCATCTCAACCA GTGCTCTTATATGCTGCTTTTGCCATGGCTCTGATTTTTCCATTTGATATATTCTATTTGTCATCTCGCTACTTTTTTTTAAGGACTGTTTGGCGGATAGTTTTCCCATTCCAG GCAATATCATTTGCTGACTTCTTTCTGGCTGATATATTCACTTCTATGTCCAAG GTATTTTCAGATTTGGAGCGTTCAGTTTGTAGAATGGTTCATCGCCAG GTTGCTACCATTGCATGGTTTGAAGCCGATTCTGTTTGTGGCAGTCATGCTGTTGCAATTCCCATTGTTCTTGTCTTGCCTTATCTTTTCCGTCTGTTTCAATGTCTTCGGCAATATAAGGACACTAAAGAGAAGACTACCCTGTTGAATG CGTTGAAATATTCGACTGCAGTACCTGTGATATTTCTCTCAGCCCTTAAGTATCACGTCTTCCCTGACAACTGGGTTAATATTTATCGTCCTTTATGGCTTCTGTCTGGTGTGGTGAACTCGCTCTACTCATTCTATTGGGATCTGACAAGAGATTGGGACTTGAG TTGCTTCACTCGGATTTTCAAGTTCAGCAGACCAAATGCATTATCATACTTGTTATACGGGCGGAAATGG GTCTACTTTTGGGTAATTGGAACCAACCTCATCCTCCGGTGCACGTGGACATACAAGCTTTCTTCCCATCTCAGACACAATTATCTCACAGTGTTTGCAATAACTGCACTTGAGATCTTCCGTCGTTTCCAGTGGGCTTTCTTCCGTGTAGAGAATGAGTGGAATAAGATGAACTCTAAACAAAATATTCAACTCTCCACGATTGACAAGCCAAATGATGAACAAAAATTACTCGACCCAAATGGTTACAGTGTATAG
- the LOC107018065 gene encoding J domain-containing protein required for chloroplast accumulation response 1 — MERISQKEHVLVDYGPQRSFEGSPSDMDMDFNDVFGGPPRRFSVQEARTRHSFNDSVESEEDSEGVSRNSWNGFNEKPVFGEENVNRRRNKGGDFYDDIFKVDEKSYSSSPVRPLSPKIEAFGTSLPAQFSLPAKLTKATDLPTFASGSHSPHRKREKEMKNDVPVFYRQSPLSREGTVIGDDLRYMSESDEQDIGGHLKKSGENMEDSSSEYQFHFSIYKWAGKGVPMLVSLKGGKHFKSKEKIKFEKCSSSNARMEKDNTFTSSPLGGNVNFSRDANFHSFSTRSKNPESSDKGNGIVGETLGIPKSKSVQSFKDDVGVYDTMLPTEREVEEHQFRKKTGLSDGIQIEIKKNSEETKKAQLKPLRAFLVNVAEEKGDVNMAQETERKSNTVKVTQAAKTNVKVKENVKKIDDEADKKLKKDDVEVSENTQKRDSQAKRKGKRGPDKKIVVDTGVNRSSPPSSPKRSAENSTKAGIKGKVQDFVKMFNHEVHSTPQEGDSRSKSYKWKASSNSGVESEKSYSMPKANEKVQLPTINKTQDATPNVDKNFDKLEKTTKYSQRKTEIPKTKDYSDQKAAPSTNESRRDDRKVSVGNMDDLFGGNFVVEELFEDQDTASQTNGKTEDNQASDAKIKQWSQGRKGNIRSLLSTLQLVLWPESGWKPVALMDLIEGNQVKRAYQRALLYIHPDKLQQKGAAAHQKYIAAKVFDILQEAWDHFNLIAPM, encoded by the exons ATGGAGAGAATTTCACAAAAGGAACATGTTTTAGTTGATTATGGTCCACAGAGATCTTTTGAGGGTTCACCAAGTGATATGGACATGGATTTTAACGATGTTTTCGGAGGTCCACCGAGGCGATTTTCAGTACAAGAAGCAAGAACAAGGCACAGTTTCAATGATTCAGTAGAATCTGAAGAGGATTCAGAAGGTGTATCGCGAAATTCGTGGAATGGATTCAATGAAAAGCCAGTTTTTGGGGAAGAAAATGTTAACAGGAGGCGAAATAAAGGTGGTGATTTCTATGATGATATATTTAAAGTTGATGAAAAATCTTACAGCTCAAGCCCTGTTCGACCTTTGTCACCAAAAATTGAAGCTTTTGGTACTTCACTCCCAGCTCAATTCAG CCTTCCTGCCAAGTTGACGAAAGCCACAGATCTTCCCACGTTTGCTTCGGGAAGTCATAGTCCACACAGGAAGCGAGAaaaagagatgaaaaatgaTGTTCCTGTATTCTATCGTCAAAGTCCATTATCACGTGAAGGTACTGTTATTGGTGATGATTTAAGATACATGTCTGAATCCGATGAGCAAGATATAGGAGGGCATCTAAAGAAGAGCGGAGAAAACATGGAAGATTCGAGTAGTGAATATCAATTTCATTTCTCCATATACAAGTGGGCAGGCAAAGGAGTTCCTATGCTTGTGTCACTGAAGGGAGGGAAGCATTTCAAGTCTAAAGAGaagataaaatttgaaaaatgttcCAGCTCCAATGCAAGGATGGAGAAAGACAACACGTTTACCAGCTCGCCATTAGGTGGAAACGTCAACTTCTCCAGGGATGCGAATTTTCACTCCTTCAGTACGAGAAGTAAGAATCCTGAGAGCAGTGACAAGGGAAATGGTATCGTTGGGGAAACTCTCGGCATTCCAAAGTCAAAATCTGTTCAGAGTTTTAAAGATGATGTTGGAGTTTATGACACTATGTTACCAACTGAAagagaagtagaagaacatCAATTCAGAAAGAAGACAGGTTTAAGTGACGGAATCCAgatagaaattaaaaagaacTCGGAAGAAACCAAGAAAGCACAGCTGAAGCCTCTACGTGCATTTTTAGTTAATGTGGCTGAGGAAAAAG GGGACGTTAATATGGCACAAGAAACAGAAAGGAAGAGTAACACTGTTAAAGTTACGCAAGCAGCAAAAACAAATGTTAAAGTCAAGGAAAATGTGAAGAAAATTGATGATGAGGCTGATAAGAAGTTGAAGAAAGATGATGTTGAAGTTAGCGAGAACACACAAAAAAGAGATTCACAAGCTAAGAGAAAAGGGAAGAGAGGTCctgataaaaaaattgtagtagATACAGGAGTAAACAGAAGTAGTCCGCCAAGTTCTCCAAAAAGATCTGCCGAGAATTCTACTAAAGCTGGAATTAAAGGAAAGGTTCAAGACTTTGTAAAGATGTTCAACCACGAGGTTCATTCAACGCCCCAAGAAGGCGATAGTAGAAGTAAAAGCTATAAATGGAAAGCTAGCAGCAATAGTGGAGTTGAAAGTGAAAAGAGTTATAGCATGCCAAAAGCAAATGAGAAAGTTCAGTTGCCAACGATTAACAAGACACAAGATGCAACCCCTAAT GTAGACAAAAATTTTGACAAGCTGGAGAAAACAACTAAATATTCCCAAAGGAAAACAGAGATTCCTAAGACTAAAGACTATTCAGATCAAAAGGCTGCTCCGTCAACTAATG AGTCAAGACGAGATGATCGAAAAGTCTCAGTTGGAAACATGGATGATCTCTTTGGTGGAAATTTTGTG GTGGAAGAATTATTTGAAGATCAGGACACAGCTTCACAAACTAATGGAAAAACCGAGGACAACCAA GCTTCAGATGCTAAAATTAAGCAATGGTCACAAGGGAGGAAAGGAAATATTCGTTCATTGCTCTCAACGTTACAATTA GTTTTATGGCCCGAGAGCGGATGGAAGCCTGTGGCCTTAATGGATTTAATCGAAGGAAATCAAGTGAAGAGAGCTTATCAGAGAGCGTTACT